In Phoenix dactylifera cultivar Barhee BC4 unplaced genomic scaffold, palm_55x_up_171113_PBpolish2nd_filt_p 002076F, whole genome shotgun sequence, one genomic interval encodes:
- the LOC120109353 gene encoding uncharacterized protein LOC120109353 isoform X2: MRDLVTRPPVQLVAWKSADVVLPFQLVAWKSEDVAAFALLQCNPSASSADPHGAAALHVAPSNGNQLGASTSLTNYPPSRFLRFVPLKGLCFHKTASPDFLKQSSFSSPSALLSFLCFLFVYNPLESELINLKKEMMDEAVGLEGSVEWAEQEGSFNSWLDKVLASDGIESPRMVEEENRPRDRPKEPDSNSKRQKIGPCTDKTEEPGPLGLILRITPSFLDLIDRKLSQKKTTPLNGPTSGTNIEKQQTRNDEFNIQPTLMKWKASNFPATKLKIGCWERKSRNEGDIVAKFYYARRKLVWEIQEERLKKKIEIQWTDISATRARFIQDQPDILEVELRQQPMFFKEVNPQPRKHTNWEACSDFTSGNATTCRRHYLEFAEGTLEKHYERLLHSDHRLLTLSQKVFASHDSQFFETVNSDMQDMCMLQPKFPPISNQPSSNWCPPHLNHIDNQGSAPTHMWTFESHDPAVGANHPLSLLTPTPRVIQMNSPSSVMECLPTMNQGASSLNPMTSYLDNFALNNGNSATDSTLNRMTQLCNQDIQSLRRVDDISERQIQQLPWDTCATPAPNFLPRRVPANTLLTHTAETENFHVPRQGQSLEEHLMSESDDLDAFAADDSRLLSSVKSIGSVIY, translated from the exons ATGAGAGACCTCGTAACTAGGCCACCTGTCCAACTGGTCGCATGGAAGTCGGCGGATGTCGTCCTTCCTTTCCAACTGGTTGCATGGAAGTCGGAGGATGTCGCCGCTTTTGCACTGCTTCAATGTAATCCGTCTGCCTCGTCAGCGGATCCGCACGGCGCCGCCGCTCTCCACGTGGCACCGTCCAATGGGAATCAACTAGGAGCTTCGACGAGCCTAACTAACTACCCCCCTTCCCGCTTCCTTCGTTTCGTTCCCTTGAAAGGACTCTGTTTCCATAAAACGGCCTCCCCAGATTTTTTGAAACAGAGCTCCTTTTCCTCCCCTTCGGctcttctctccttcctttGTTTCCTTTTCGTTTACAATCCTTTGGAGAGCGAGTTGATTAACCTAAAGaag GAGATGATGGATGAAGCTGTTGGGTTAGAAGGAAGTGTTGAATGGGCTGAGCAAGAGGGGAGCTTTAATAGTTGGCTCGATAAGGTGCTTGCTTCTGATGGGATTGAGAGTCCTCGCATGGTTGAGGAAGAGAATAGACCTCGAGATAGGCCCAAAGAGCCAGACTCAAATTCCAAGAGGCAGAAG ATAGGTCCATGCACTGACAAGACAGAGGAACCCGGTCCTCTGGGTTTGATTTTACGCATAACTCCATCTTTCTTGGATCTCATTGATAGGAAGCTATCTCAAAAGAAGACCACTCCTCTTAATGGACCAACTTCGGGTACTAATATAGAAAAACAACAGACCAGAAATGATGAATTTAACATCCAACCCACATTAATGAAATGGAAGGCTTCAAATTTTCCTGCAACAAAACTCAAGATCGGCTGTTGGGAG AGGAAGTCAAGAAATGAAGGTGATATTGTAGCTAAGTTTTACTATGCTAGGCGAAAACTTGTTTGGGAGATACAAGAagaaagattgaaaaaaaagatTGAGATCCAATGGACCGATATCTCAGCAACCAGAGCACGATTCATACAGGATCAACCAGACATTCTGGAAGTTGAG TTAAGGCAGCAGCCCATGTTCTTTAAAGAGGTAAATCCACAGCCAAGAAAGCATACTAATTGGGAAGCTTGTTCTGATTTTACCAGTGGGAATGCAACCACATGCAG GAGGCACTATCTTGAGTTTGCAGAAGGAACTTTGGAGAAACATTATGAAAGGCTTTTACATTCTGATCATCGGCTACTTACGTTGAGTCAGAAAGTTTTTGCAAGCCATGATTCTCAGTtttttgaaaccgttaataGCGACATGCAAGATATGTGCATGCTCCAACCAAAATTTCCACCTATTTCAAATCAACCATCCAGCAACTGGTGTCCACCTCATCTGAATCATATTGACAATCAAGGGAGTGCTCCTACTCACATGTGGACCTTTGAATCTCATGATCCAGCAGTTGGTGCCAACCATCCACTTTCACTGCTGACACCAACACCCAGAGTTATACAAATGAATTCGCCAAGTTCAG TCATGGAGTGCCTACCAACTATGAATCAAGGTGCAAGTTCTTTGAATCCAATGACATCCTACTTGG ACAACTTTGCACTTAACAATGGCAACTCTGCAACAGATTCTACCCTGAACAGAATGACTCAGCTTTGCAATCAAGACATTCAAAGTTTGAGAAGGGTCGATGACATAAGCGAGCGACAAATCCAACAACTACCCTGGGACACCTGCGCGACTCCAGCTCCTAATTTTCTTCCTCGGCGAGTCCCTGCTAATACCTTATTAACTCATACAGCTGAAACAGAAAATTTCCATGTCCCGAGACAAGGTCAATCACTCGAGGAGCATTTAATGAGCGAGTCAGATGATCTGGATGCATTTGCTGCTGATGACTCTAGGCTTCTTTCTTCAGTAAAATCTATTGGGTCAGTCATTTACTAA
- the LOC120109353 gene encoding uncharacterized protein LOC120109353 isoform X1, protein MRDLVTRPPVQLVAWKSADVVLPFQLVAWKSEDVAAFALLQCNPSASSADPHGAAALHVAPSNGNQLGASTSLTNYPPSRFLRFVPLKGLCFHKTASPDFLKQSSFSSPSALLSFLCFLFVYNPLESELINLKKEMMDEAVGLEGSVEWAEQEGSFNSWLDKVLASDGIESPRMVEEENRPRDRPKEPDSNSKRQKIGPCTDKTEEPGPLGLILRITPSFLDLIDRKLSQKKTTPLNGPTSGTNIEKQQTRNDEFNIQPTLMKWKASNFPATKLKIGCWERKSRNEGDIVAKFYYARRKLVWEIQEERLKKKIEIQWTDISATRARFIQDQPDILEVELRQQPMFFKEVNPQPRKHTNWEACSDFTSGNATTCRRHYLEFAEGTLEKHYERLLHSDHRLLTLSQKVFASHDSQFFETVNSDMQDMCMLQPKFPPISNQPSSNWCPPHLNHIDNQGSAPTHMWTFESHDPAVGANHPLSLLTPTPRVIQMNSPSSVMECLPTMNQGASSLNPMTSYLADNFALNNGNSATDSTLNRMTQLCNQDIQSLRRVDDISERQIQQLPWDTCATPAPNFLPRRVPANTLLTHTAETENFHVPRQGQSLEEHLMSESDDLDAFAADDSRLLSSVKSIGSVIY, encoded by the exons ATGAGAGACCTCGTAACTAGGCCACCTGTCCAACTGGTCGCATGGAAGTCGGCGGATGTCGTCCTTCCTTTCCAACTGGTTGCATGGAAGTCGGAGGATGTCGCCGCTTTTGCACTGCTTCAATGTAATCCGTCTGCCTCGTCAGCGGATCCGCACGGCGCCGCCGCTCTCCACGTGGCACCGTCCAATGGGAATCAACTAGGAGCTTCGACGAGCCTAACTAACTACCCCCCTTCCCGCTTCCTTCGTTTCGTTCCCTTGAAAGGACTCTGTTTCCATAAAACGGCCTCCCCAGATTTTTTGAAACAGAGCTCCTTTTCCTCCCCTTCGGctcttctctccttcctttGTTTCCTTTTCGTTTACAATCCTTTGGAGAGCGAGTTGATTAACCTAAAGaag GAGATGATGGATGAAGCTGTTGGGTTAGAAGGAAGTGTTGAATGGGCTGAGCAAGAGGGGAGCTTTAATAGTTGGCTCGATAAGGTGCTTGCTTCTGATGGGATTGAGAGTCCTCGCATGGTTGAGGAAGAGAATAGACCTCGAGATAGGCCCAAAGAGCCAGACTCAAATTCCAAGAGGCAGAAG ATAGGTCCATGCACTGACAAGACAGAGGAACCCGGTCCTCTGGGTTTGATTTTACGCATAACTCCATCTTTCTTGGATCTCATTGATAGGAAGCTATCTCAAAAGAAGACCACTCCTCTTAATGGACCAACTTCGGGTACTAATATAGAAAAACAACAGACCAGAAATGATGAATTTAACATCCAACCCACATTAATGAAATGGAAGGCTTCAAATTTTCCTGCAACAAAACTCAAGATCGGCTGTTGGGAG AGGAAGTCAAGAAATGAAGGTGATATTGTAGCTAAGTTTTACTATGCTAGGCGAAAACTTGTTTGGGAGATACAAGAagaaagattgaaaaaaaagatTGAGATCCAATGGACCGATATCTCAGCAACCAGAGCACGATTCATACAGGATCAACCAGACATTCTGGAAGTTGAG TTAAGGCAGCAGCCCATGTTCTTTAAAGAGGTAAATCCACAGCCAAGAAAGCATACTAATTGGGAAGCTTGTTCTGATTTTACCAGTGGGAATGCAACCACATGCAG GAGGCACTATCTTGAGTTTGCAGAAGGAACTTTGGAGAAACATTATGAAAGGCTTTTACATTCTGATCATCGGCTACTTACGTTGAGTCAGAAAGTTTTTGCAAGCCATGATTCTCAGTtttttgaaaccgttaataGCGACATGCAAGATATGTGCATGCTCCAACCAAAATTTCCACCTATTTCAAATCAACCATCCAGCAACTGGTGTCCACCTCATCTGAATCATATTGACAATCAAGGGAGTGCTCCTACTCACATGTGGACCTTTGAATCTCATGATCCAGCAGTTGGTGCCAACCATCCACTTTCACTGCTGACACCAACACCCAGAGTTATACAAATGAATTCGCCAAGTTCAG TCATGGAGTGCCTACCAACTATGAATCAAGGTGCAAGTTCTTTGAATCCAATGACATCCTACTTGG CAGACAACTTTGCACTTAACAATGGCAACTCTGCAACAGATTCTACCCTGAACAGAATGACTCAGCTTTGCAATCAAGACATTCAAAGTTTGAGAAGGGTCGATGACATAAGCGAGCGACAAATCCAACAACTACCCTGGGACACCTGCGCGACTCCAGCTCCTAATTTTCTTCCTCGGCGAGTCCCTGCTAATACCTTATTAACTCATACAGCTGAAACAGAAAATTTCCATGTCCCGAGACAAGGTCAATCACTCGAGGAGCATTTAATGAGCGAGTCAGATGATCTGGATGCATTTGCTGCTGATGACTCTAGGCTTCTTTCTTCAGTAAAATCTATTGGGTCAGTCATTTACTAA
- the LOC120109353 gene encoding uncharacterized protein LOC120109353 isoform X3, whose protein sequence is MRDLVTRPPVQLVAWKSADVVLPFQLVAWKSEDVAAFALLQCNPSASSADPHGAAALHVAPSNGNQLGASTSLTNYPPSRFLRFVPLKGLCFHKTASPDFLKQSSFSSPSALLSFLCFLFVYNPLESELINLKKEMMDEAVGLEGSVEWAEQEGSFNSWLDKVLASDGIESPRMVEEENRPRDRPKEPDSNSKRQKIGPCTDKTEEPGPLGLILRITPSFLDLIDRKLSQKKTTPLNGPTSGTNIEKQQTRNDEFNIQPTLMKWKASNFPATKLKIGCWERKSRNEGDIVAKFYYARRKLVWEIQEERLKKKIEIQWTDISATRARFIQDQPDILEVELRQQPMFFKEVNPQPRKHTNWEACSDFTSGNATTCRRHYLEFAEGTLEKHYERLLHSDHRLLTLSQKVFASHDSQFFETVNSDMQDMCMLQPKFPPISNQPSSNWCPPHLNHIDNQGSAPTHMWTFESHDPAVGANHPLSLLTPTPRVIQMNSPSSVMECLPTMNQGASSLNPMTSYLDSTLNRMTQLCNQDIQSLRRVDDISERQIQQLPWDTCATPAPNFLPRRVPANTLLTHTAETENFHVPRQGQSLEEHLMSESDDLDAFAADDSRLLSSVKSIGSVIY, encoded by the exons ATGAGAGACCTCGTAACTAGGCCACCTGTCCAACTGGTCGCATGGAAGTCGGCGGATGTCGTCCTTCCTTTCCAACTGGTTGCATGGAAGTCGGAGGATGTCGCCGCTTTTGCACTGCTTCAATGTAATCCGTCTGCCTCGTCAGCGGATCCGCACGGCGCCGCCGCTCTCCACGTGGCACCGTCCAATGGGAATCAACTAGGAGCTTCGACGAGCCTAACTAACTACCCCCCTTCCCGCTTCCTTCGTTTCGTTCCCTTGAAAGGACTCTGTTTCCATAAAACGGCCTCCCCAGATTTTTTGAAACAGAGCTCCTTTTCCTCCCCTTCGGctcttctctccttcctttGTTTCCTTTTCGTTTACAATCCTTTGGAGAGCGAGTTGATTAACCTAAAGaag GAGATGATGGATGAAGCTGTTGGGTTAGAAGGAAGTGTTGAATGGGCTGAGCAAGAGGGGAGCTTTAATAGTTGGCTCGATAAGGTGCTTGCTTCTGATGGGATTGAGAGTCCTCGCATGGTTGAGGAAGAGAATAGACCTCGAGATAGGCCCAAAGAGCCAGACTCAAATTCCAAGAGGCAGAAG ATAGGTCCATGCACTGACAAGACAGAGGAACCCGGTCCTCTGGGTTTGATTTTACGCATAACTCCATCTTTCTTGGATCTCATTGATAGGAAGCTATCTCAAAAGAAGACCACTCCTCTTAATGGACCAACTTCGGGTACTAATATAGAAAAACAACAGACCAGAAATGATGAATTTAACATCCAACCCACATTAATGAAATGGAAGGCTTCAAATTTTCCTGCAACAAAACTCAAGATCGGCTGTTGGGAG AGGAAGTCAAGAAATGAAGGTGATATTGTAGCTAAGTTTTACTATGCTAGGCGAAAACTTGTTTGGGAGATACAAGAagaaagattgaaaaaaaagatTGAGATCCAATGGACCGATATCTCAGCAACCAGAGCACGATTCATACAGGATCAACCAGACATTCTGGAAGTTGAG TTAAGGCAGCAGCCCATGTTCTTTAAAGAGGTAAATCCACAGCCAAGAAAGCATACTAATTGGGAAGCTTGTTCTGATTTTACCAGTGGGAATGCAACCACATGCAG GAGGCACTATCTTGAGTTTGCAGAAGGAACTTTGGAGAAACATTATGAAAGGCTTTTACATTCTGATCATCGGCTACTTACGTTGAGTCAGAAAGTTTTTGCAAGCCATGATTCTCAGTtttttgaaaccgttaataGCGACATGCAAGATATGTGCATGCTCCAACCAAAATTTCCACCTATTTCAAATCAACCATCCAGCAACTGGTGTCCACCTCATCTGAATCATATTGACAATCAAGGGAGTGCTCCTACTCACATGTGGACCTTTGAATCTCATGATCCAGCAGTTGGTGCCAACCATCCACTTTCACTGCTGACACCAACACCCAGAGTTATACAAATGAATTCGCCAAGTTCAG TCATGGAGTGCCTACCAACTATGAATCAAGGTGCAAGTTCTTTGAATCCAATGACATCCTACTTGG ATTCTACCCTGAACAGAATGACTCAGCTTTGCAATCAAGACATTCAAAGTTTGAGAAGGGTCGATGACATAAGCGAGCGACAAATCCAACAACTACCCTGGGACACCTGCGCGACTCCAGCTCCTAATTTTCTTCCTCGGCGAGTCCCTGCTAATACCTTATTAACTCATACAGCTGAAACAGAAAATTTCCATGTCCCGAGACAAGGTCAATCACTCGAGGAGCATTTAATGAGCGAGTCAGATGATCTGGATGCATTTGCTGCTGATGACTCTAGGCTTCTTTCTTCAGTAAAATCTATTGGGTCAGTCATTTACTAA
- the LOC120109353 gene encoding uncharacterized protein LOC120109353 isoform X4 has protein sequence MMDEAVGLEGSVEWAEQEGSFNSWLDKVLASDGIESPRMVEEENRPRDRPKEPDSNSKRQKIGPCTDKTEEPGPLGLILRITPSFLDLIDRKLSQKKTTPLNGPTSGTNIEKQQTRNDEFNIQPTLMKWKASNFPATKLKIGCWERKSRNEGDIVAKFYYARRKLVWEIQEERLKKKIEIQWTDISATRARFIQDQPDILEVELRQQPMFFKEVNPQPRKHTNWEACSDFTSGNATTCRRHYLEFAEGTLEKHYERLLHSDHRLLTLSQKVFASHDSQFFETVNSDMQDMCMLQPKFPPISNQPSSNWCPPHLNHIDNQGSAPTHMWTFESHDPAVGANHPLSLLTPTPRVIQMNSPSSVMECLPTMNQGASSLNPMTSYLADNFALNNGNSATDSTLNRMTQLCNQDIQSLRRVDDISERQIQQLPWDTCATPAPNFLPRRVPANTLLTHTAETENFHVPRQGQSLEEHLMSESDDLDAFAADDSRLLSSVKSIGSVIY, from the exons ATGATGGATGAAGCTGTTGGGTTAGAAGGAAGTGTTGAATGGGCTGAGCAAGAGGGGAGCTTTAATAGTTGGCTCGATAAGGTGCTTGCTTCTGATGGGATTGAGAGTCCTCGCATGGTTGAGGAAGAGAATAGACCTCGAGATAGGCCCAAAGAGCCAGACTCAAATTCCAAGAGGCAGAAG ATAGGTCCATGCACTGACAAGACAGAGGAACCCGGTCCTCTGGGTTTGATTTTACGCATAACTCCATCTTTCTTGGATCTCATTGATAGGAAGCTATCTCAAAAGAAGACCACTCCTCTTAATGGACCAACTTCGGGTACTAATATAGAAAAACAACAGACCAGAAATGATGAATTTAACATCCAACCCACATTAATGAAATGGAAGGCTTCAAATTTTCCTGCAACAAAACTCAAGATCGGCTGTTGGGAG AGGAAGTCAAGAAATGAAGGTGATATTGTAGCTAAGTTTTACTATGCTAGGCGAAAACTTGTTTGGGAGATACAAGAagaaagattgaaaaaaaagatTGAGATCCAATGGACCGATATCTCAGCAACCAGAGCACGATTCATACAGGATCAACCAGACATTCTGGAAGTTGAG TTAAGGCAGCAGCCCATGTTCTTTAAAGAGGTAAATCCACAGCCAAGAAAGCATACTAATTGGGAAGCTTGTTCTGATTTTACCAGTGGGAATGCAACCACATGCAG GAGGCACTATCTTGAGTTTGCAGAAGGAACTTTGGAGAAACATTATGAAAGGCTTTTACATTCTGATCATCGGCTACTTACGTTGAGTCAGAAAGTTTTTGCAAGCCATGATTCTCAGTtttttgaaaccgttaataGCGACATGCAAGATATGTGCATGCTCCAACCAAAATTTCCACCTATTTCAAATCAACCATCCAGCAACTGGTGTCCACCTCATCTGAATCATATTGACAATCAAGGGAGTGCTCCTACTCACATGTGGACCTTTGAATCTCATGATCCAGCAGTTGGTGCCAACCATCCACTTTCACTGCTGACACCAACACCCAGAGTTATACAAATGAATTCGCCAAGTTCAG TCATGGAGTGCCTACCAACTATGAATCAAGGTGCAAGTTCTTTGAATCCAATGACATCCTACTTGG CAGACAACTTTGCACTTAACAATGGCAACTCTGCAACAGATTCTACCCTGAACAGAATGACTCAGCTTTGCAATCAAGACATTCAAAGTTTGAGAAGGGTCGATGACATAAGCGAGCGACAAATCCAACAACTACCCTGGGACACCTGCGCGACTCCAGCTCCTAATTTTCTTCCTCGGCGAGTCCCTGCTAATACCTTATTAACTCATACAGCTGAAACAGAAAATTTCCATGTCCCGAGACAAGGTCAATCACTCGAGGAGCATTTAATGAGCGAGTCAGATGATCTGGATGCATTTGCTGCTGATGACTCTAGGCTTCTTTCTTCAGTAAAATCTATTGGGTCAGTCATTTACTAA